A section of the candidate division TA06 bacterium genome encodes:
- a CDS encoding APC family permease, with the protein MDSEEPIVFTRRSSGLIRTVGAFSALSLVLCHTIGGGINKLMVYASYTSPGANVPLAFLFTGIIAIITAAVYMMLSTAMPRTGGDYIYITRGISPIMGFLASWGFWFTEVLSFGIIAFYDIPIWGLTFQIAGSAMQNEALLRIGSIISAPHWGLWLGFAMVVVFSLVALRGMTTYTKIINWMLILPAIGSVLMIIFMARGPSLVAVNWDAVYGSGMYQKVVELSNQFTDVWRPTGFSLVATLLAGVGGIWAYIGVTAAAYVGGEVKNPRRTMAIGLLGGASIIVLYYVFLSFMTYRAFGNFIPMYCNVYKHPEAWQALTAIYPHAPAPYLPTFAAAMAPGLFAVQFLVAISAALWLMNDIPVFFVICSRQVFAWSFDRFFPAKFAEVNPKYHTPHYAILLTLVGGLVGVLISYVAEKGVVGSWVAAMDTTMLYQFAVTLGCLAAVAIPYIRPDIYERGRKLEIRGVPVMSILGMIGFGFNFWYLFIAGSWLSISRDLLVQSGWMFLGVVIFLAYYASNTRKGIDVRSIYQQVPPA; encoded by the coding sequence ATGGATTCTGAGGAACCTATTGTCTTTACCAGAAGGTCTTCAGGGTTAATAAGGACTGTCGGAGCTTTCTCCGCTCTCAGCCTGGTTCTCTGCCACACCATAGGCGGCGGCATCAATAAGCTCATGGTTTATGCCAGCTACACTAGCCCGGGAGCGAATGTGCCGCTCGCCTTTCTTTTCACTGGAATAATTGCCATCATAACTGCCGCAGTCTACATGATGCTTTCTACGGCCATGCCCAGAACTGGCGGAGACTACATCTACATAACCAGGGGCATAAGCCCGATCATGGGATTTCTTGCCAGTTGGGGATTCTGGTTCACCGAGGTCCTCTCCTTCGGGATCATAGCATTTTATGACATTCCTATCTGGGGTCTTACTTTCCAGATCGCCGGTTCTGCCATGCAGAATGAGGCACTCCTGAGGATAGGTTCTATCATAAGCGCGCCTCACTGGGGCCTGTGGCTCGGGTTTGCGATGGTGGTCGTCTTCTCGCTGGTTGCTCTGCGAGGCATGACCACTTATACGAAGATAATAAACTGGATGCTCATTCTTCCAGCCATTGGTTCGGTATTAATGATAATATTCATGGCAAGAGGGCCCTCTCTGGTGGCAGTCAATTGGGATGCGGTCTACGGCTCGGGCATGTATCAAAAGGTTGTTGAGCTCTCAAACCAGTTCACCGATGTGTGGAGGCCCACGGGCTTCAGTCTTGTCGCCACGCTGTTGGCCGGGGTCGGCGGCATATGGGCCTATATAGGCGTTACCGCGGCTGCCTATGTTGGAGGCGAGGTCAAGAATCCGAGAAGGACAATGGCCATCGGTCTTCTGGGTGGAGCAAGCATAATCGTCCTCTACTATGTATTCTTGAGTTTCATGACATACAGAGCTTTTGGCAACTTCATTCCCATGTACTGCAACGTGTACAAGCACCCCGAAGCCTGGCAAGCGCTCACCGCGATATATCCACATGCGCCAGCACCGTATTTGCCCACTTTTGCCGCGGCCATGGCCCCAGGCCTGTTTGCAGTTCAGTTCCTTGTGGCAATATCTGCGGCCCTGTGGCTGATGAACGACATACCGGTCTTCTTCGTTATCTGTTCAAGACAGGTGTTCGCGTGGTCTTTTGACAGATTCTTTCCTGCGAAGTTTGCCGAGGTTAATCCCAAGTACCACACTCCCCACTATGCAATTCTGCTGACGCTGGTGGGTGGACTGGTAGGTGTTCTCATATCATACGTCGCGGAGAAGGGGGTTGTTGGGTCCTGGGTGGCGGCAATGGACACCACTATGCTCTACCAGTTTGCGGTCACACTGGGCTGCCTGGCAGCAGTAGCCATTCCCTACATAAGGCCGGACATATATGAAAGAGGAAGGAAGCTAGAGATACGCGGAGTTCCGGTGATGTCGATTCTCGGGATGATAGGGTTCGGCTTCAACTTCTGGTATCTCTTTATAGCCGGTTCCTGGCTGAGCATAAGCAGAGACCTACTTGTCCAGAGCGGCTGGATGTTCCTTGGCGTGGTGATTTTTCTAGCATATTATGCATCCAACACCAGGAAAGGAATAGACGTAAGATCCATCTATCAGCAGGTCCCTCCGGCATAA
- a CDS encoding phosphoesterase yields MKKIYFSADAHGSTYVWRKWISVVSVYKPDILILAGDLTGKAFVPLIRQSDGSHSCTYFGGKFNLKTDKEVKEMVDRLESAGAYPFIATPEEIQELKSDENKLNELMDREIRNRLRKWMEMLVEKVDTKNVMTIAMPGNDDFLTMDQVIKDFEDKGVIYPLEKVVEFPYGYQMVSLDYVNPTPWNTDREMDEKALLKKIDELVSKVDDPHKAVLNFHCPPFQTQLDMAPKLDRTMRPVIVAGSVVMVHCGSKAVRKAIEKYQPLIGLHGHIHESFASDKIKNTPVVNPGSEYSEGILRGFIVELTEDGLGNYWKVEG; encoded by the coding sequence ATGAAGAAGATATACTTCTCGGCAGACGCGCACGGCTCCACGTATGTATGGCGAAAGTGGATATCAGTAGTATCGGTATATAAACCTGACATACTCATACTGGCAGGCGACCTTACGGGCAAGGCCTTTGTCCCGTTGATCAGGCAGAGTGACGGTTCCCATTCGTGTACCTATTTTGGGGGCAAGTTCAATCTCAAGACAGACAAAGAGGTGAAGGAGATGGTGGATAGGCTCGAGTCTGCTGGGGCCTATCCATTTATCGCGACTCCTGAGGAGATTCAGGAGCTCAAGTCTGATGAGAATAAATTGAACGAACTGATGGATCGAGAAATACGCAATAGACTTCGAAAATGGATGGAGATGCTTGTGGAGAAGGTGGACACGAAAAACGTGATGACCATTGCCATGCCCGGCAACGACGATTTCCTCACAATGGATCAGGTGATCAAGGACTTTGAAGACAAAGGTGTGATATATCCCCTGGAGAAAGTGGTTGAATTTCCCTACGGATACCAGATGGTGAGCCTTGACTATGTGAATCCGACGCCCTGGAATACTGACAGAGAGATGGACGAGAAAGCGCTTCTCAAGAAGATAGATGAACTGGTCTCAAAGGTTGATGATCCACACAAAGCGGTGCTGAACTTTCACTGCCCACCTTTCCAGACTCAACTGGACATGGCGCCGAAGTTGGATAGAACCATGAGGCCTGTAATTGTTGCAGGTTCAGTGGTGATGGTTCACTGCGGAAGCAAGGCTGTAAGGAAAGCGATTGAGAAGTATCAGCCCCTGATAGGACTGCACGGCCACATTCATGAATCCTTTGCATCGGACAAAATCAAAAACACACCTGTTGTGAATCCAGGTTCGGAATACTCAGAAGGAATCCTCAGAGGGTTCATCGTAGAACTGACCGAAGACGGCCTGGGCAACTACTGGAAGGTTGAGGGGTAG